Sequence from the Paenibacillus riograndensis SBR5 genome:
TGAGCAGATAGTGATTGAAACGATTGGTGCAGGTGAGCAGAAGGTAAGCTTGCAGGTGAAGGATGGAGTGGTGGAGACGGTTACCGTCGATATGGGCGAGCCTGTCTTGTCGGGAACGCAGATTCCTGTAGCCATTGATGCCGAGCCGGTGCTGGACCAGCCGATTGAAGCGGATGGAAGAGCGTTCAGATTCACTGCCGTATCCATGGGCAATCCCCACTGTGTGATCTATGTGGACGATGCTGTAAGCTTTGATCTGGCCGCCTGGGGGCCGAAGCTCGAAGTTCACCCGCTGTTCCCGAGAAAAGTAAACGTTGAATTCGCCACCGTGCTGGACCGCAGTCATGTCGATATGCGTGTCTGGGAACGCGGAGCGGGGCCTACATTAGCCTGTGGAACCGGCGCTTGCGCCACATTGGTTTCCTCTGTGCTGAACGGTCTGACCGACCGTTCGGCTACGATCAGCCTCAAGGGCGGCGATCTGTTTATTGAATGGAACGAAGCAGACAATCACGTCTATATGACAGGTCCGGCTCAAGTGGTATATACCGGGTCTGTAGAGATCTAATCAGCCTCCCCAGAGACTGGAATTCATAATAAAAGAGCTGTTTTCAGGTGAAACCTTCACTTGGAAGCAGCTCTTTTCGTTTTTGCGAATGAAAAAAACTGAAAATAGTTCATTTTTCATTATTTGATGAAAAAAGTCGAATTACACAAAGTGAATTAGGATGATCGTCCGATATAAATTTGAGTTATTAAAAAATACATAGTTTAGATTTTAGGTAACTAATCAGCATTAGAAAGGTGGACATTTATGAAACATGCTTCAACACGTAATGTAGCAAAGATTTTAGCCTTTGTGATGCTGGTAACGCTTGTTGGCTGCACAGGGAAAGGGAACGAAGAAGTACAGAAGTCTGATGAACAAATCACGTTGAATTTTAT
This genomic interval carries:
- the dapF gene encoding diaminopimelate epimerase — protein: MEFTKMHGLGNDFIIVFGEQELPGNASELAVTLCNRFFGIGADGLVYILPSERGDYMMRIMNSDGTEAEQCGNAIRCVSKYVYEHGLVSSEQIVIETIGAGEQKVSLQVKDGVVETVTVDMGEPVLSGTQIPVAIDAEPVLDQPIEADGRAFRFTAVSMGNPHCVIYVDDAVSFDLAAWGPKLEVHPLFPRKVNVEFATVLDRSHVDMRVWERGAGPTLACGTGACATLVSSVLNGLTDRSATISLKGGDLFIEWNEADNHVYMTGPAQVVYTGSVEI